The Rhizobium sp. BT03 genome has a window encoding:
- a CDS encoding response regulator, translated as MAVKTGISDDAAHLLVVDDDSRIRALLNRYLAENGFRVTVAADGAEAQRKLTGLDFDLIIMDVMMPGESGIEVTRGLRAIKNVPIIMLTALAESGNRIEGLEAGADDYLSKPFDPRELVLRINNILRRNAGGEGPKIEQVMFGPYTFSLTRKELKKASEVIRLTDREQEIMLLFARRAGDTIPRHELIGNDTEVGERTIDVQINRLRRKIEDDPANPVWLQTVRGIGYRLSID; from the coding sequence ATGGCGGTCAAGACAGGTATTTCCGACGATGCGGCGCATCTGCTGGTGGTCGATGACGACTCGCGCATCCGCGCGCTGCTCAATCGCTATCTCGCCGAGAATGGCTTCCGCGTCACCGTCGCCGCCGACGGCGCCGAGGCGCAGCGCAAGCTCACGGGTCTCGATTTCGACCTGATCATCATGGATGTGATGATGCCCGGCGAATCCGGCATCGAGGTCACCCGCGGGCTTCGCGCCATCAAGAACGTGCCGATCATCATGCTGACGGCGCTGGCGGAATCGGGCAACCGCATCGAAGGCCTCGAGGCCGGCGCCGACGACTATCTTTCCAAGCCTTTCGACCCGCGCGAACTGGTGCTGCGCATCAACAACATTCTGCGTCGCAATGCCGGTGGCGAAGGGCCGAAGATCGAACAGGTGATGTTCGGGCCCTACACCTTCTCGCTGACCCGCAAGGAGCTGAAGAAAGCCAGCGAGGTGATCCGGCTCACCGACCGCGAGCAGGAGATCATGCTGCTCTTTGCACGGCGCGCCGGCGACACGATCCCCCGTCACGAACTGATCGGCAACGACACCGAGGTCGGCGAGCGGACGATCGACGTGCAGATCAACCGGCTGCGGCGTAAGATCGAGGATGATCCGGCCAATCCCGTCTGGCTGCAGACCGTGCGCGGCATTGGATACAGGCTGAGCATCGACTAA
- a CDS encoding helix-turn-helix domain-containing protein: protein MVYCIQSKEGTPTIYTHLEVTDMTGDMFDFCCSMTDEQDARARELIERAAAKWPLRILHVLADAGAPLRFSRLMERVEGISQKVLTQTLRTLERDGLIIRTLYPQVPPRVEYELTPLGRDLLMQVAALWRWIVERLGDFDARKAVKLTVTGV, encoded by the coding sequence ATGGTCTACTGTATCCAATCGAAAGAAGGTACCCCGACGATCTATACACACCTTGAGGTAACTGACATGACCGGCGACATGTTCGACTTCTGCTGCTCCATGACGGACGAACAGGATGCGCGCGCCCGCGAACTGATCGAGCGCGCCGCGGCGAAATGGCCGCTACGCATCCTGCATGTGCTCGCCGATGCCGGTGCACCCTTACGCTTCTCGCGCCTCATGGAGAGGGTCGAGGGCATCAGCCAGAAAGTGCTGACGCAGACGCTGCGCACCCTCGAAAGAGACGGTCTCATCATCCGCACCCTCTATCCGCAAGTGCCGCCGCGCGTCGAATATGAGTTGACGCCGCTCGGACGCGACCTCCTCATGCAGGTTGCCGCCCTCTGGCGTTGGATCGTCGAACGTTTGGGCGATTTCGATGCGCGCAAGGCCGTGAAGCTGACCGTGACAGGCGTTTAG
- a CDS encoding MBL fold metallo-hydrolase yields MGMLQAGIIPVTPFQQNCTIFFDPETKEGVVVDPGGDVPLILQAIAQNGLIIKEIWLTHGHLDHAGGASELKEALGIDVVGPHQDDLPLLQQIETQAEKYGISGLRNVVPDRWLKDGDKISFGVHEFEVYHAPGHAPGHVIYFNRAQNFAHLGDVLFNGSIGRTDLPGGNHQQLLDSIRDKVLPLGDDVGFICGHGPGSRIGDERRSNPFLQEIKPR; encoded by the coding sequence ATGGGCATGCTCCAGGCCGGCATCATTCCGGTGACACCCTTCCAGCAGAACTGCACGATCTTCTTCGATCCCGAGACCAAGGAAGGCGTCGTCGTCGATCCCGGCGGCGACGTGCCGCTCATCCTGCAGGCGATCGCGCAAAACGGCTTGATCATCAAGGAAATCTGGCTGACGCACGGCCATCTCGACCATGCCGGCGGCGCCAGCGAGCTGAAGGAAGCCCTCGGCATCGACGTGGTCGGCCCGCATCAGGACGACCTGCCGCTGCTGCAGCAGATCGAGACCCAGGCCGAAAAATACGGCATATCGGGCTTGCGCAACGTCGTACCCGACCGCTGGCTGAAGGATGGCGACAAGATCTCTTTCGGCGTCCACGAATTCGAAGTCTATCATGCGCCCGGTCATGCCCCCGGCCACGTCATCTATTTCAACCGTGCGCAGAATTTCGCCCATCTCGGCGACGTGCTGTTCAACGGCTCAATCGGCCGCACCGACCTGCCGGGCGGCAATCATCAGCAGCTTCTCGATTCGATCCGGGACAAGGTGCTGCCGCTCGGCGACGACGTCGGCTTCATCTGCGGCCACGGACCCGGCAGCCGCATCGGCGACGAGCGGCGCAGCAATCCATTTCTGCAGGAAATCAAGCCGCGTTGA
- a CDS encoding tRNA-binding protein — protein MAEEITYADFERVDIRVGTIIEASPFPEARKPAYKLVIDFGPEIGIKKSSAQITVHYTPESLIGRQVLGVVNFPPRQIGPVRSEVLTLGFEDENGAIVLTAVEQPVPNGKKMM, from the coding sequence ATGGCCGAAGAGATCACTTACGCCGATTTCGAGCGTGTCGACATTCGCGTCGGCACGATTATCGAGGCCAGTCCCTTTCCGGAAGCGCGCAAGCCGGCATACAAGCTGGTCATCGACTTCGGCCCCGAGATCGGCATCAAGAAATCCTCGGCACAGATCACCGTGCACTACACGCCGGAAAGCCTGATCGGCCGGCAGGTGCTCGGCGTCGTCAATTTTCCGCCGCGCCAGATCGGGCCGGTTCGCTCGGAAGTGCTGACGCTGGGATTCGAGGACGAGAACGGCGCAATCGTGCTTACGGCCGTCGAACAGCCGGTGCCGAACGGCAAGAAGATGATGTGA
- the proC gene encoding pyrroline-5-carboxylate reductase, which translates to MPANAFSSTNPVVLIGAGNMGGAMLSGWLKSGVPGSAVIVVDPGPSPAMLATISEAGATHLVAIPADLKAGVLFLAVKPQVMEAVLPAVKSAVGPQTVVVSVAAGKTLGFLEKHLRKAAMVRAMPNTPAMVGRGVTGAFANSAVSNQQRERVHSLLSVSGPVEWVPAEADIDAVTALSGSGPAYVFYLVECMAEAGRKLGLQADLAMRLARETVAGAGELLHQSPDDASRLRQNVTSPGGTTAAALAVLMAEDGMQPLFDAALAAARKRAEELAG; encoded by the coding sequence ATGCCCGCGAACGCTTTCTCCTCGACAAATCCCGTCGTTCTGATCGGCGCCGGAAACATGGGCGGGGCGATGCTCTCCGGCTGGCTGAAAAGCGGCGTGCCGGGCTCGGCCGTCATCGTCGTCGATCCCGGCCCGTCGCCGGCGATGCTGGCGACGATCAGCGAGGCGGGGGCGACACATTTGGTCGCGATTCCCGCGGATTTGAAGGCAGGCGTGCTGTTTCTCGCGGTCAAGCCGCAGGTGATGGAGGCGGTGCTGCCGGCGGTGAAAAGCGCCGTCGGGCCGCAAACGGTGGTCGTCTCGGTGGCGGCCGGCAAGACGCTCGGTTTCCTCGAGAAACATCTGCGCAAAGCCGCCATGGTGCGGGCCATGCCGAATACGCCGGCCATGGTCGGGCGCGGCGTTACCGGCGCCTTTGCCAATTCAGCGGTCAGCAATCAGCAGCGCGAGCGTGTCCATTCCCTTCTCAGCGTCTCGGGTCCGGTGGAATGGGTGCCCGCGGAGGCCGATATCGATGCCGTGACGGCGCTGTCGGGCAGTGGTCCTGCCTATGTGTTCTATCTCGTCGAATGTATGGCGGAGGCAGGCCGCAAACTCGGCCTGCAGGCGGACCTCGCCATGCGTCTTGCGCGGGAAACAGTCGCGGGGGCTGGTGAACTCTTGCACCAGTCCCCCGACGACGCTTCGCGCCTGCGGCAGAATGTGACCTCTCCTGGAGGCACGACGGCGGCGGCACTCGCCGTGCTGATGGCGGAAGACGGCATGCAGCCTCTGTTCGACGCGGCCCTTGCGGCGGCGCGCAAGCGGGCCGAGGAACTGGCCGGCTGA
- a CDS encoding BA14K family protein: protein MLMNRLAKTLLLTATAAALTLSAIGEASARDRHWRHHNGNDALVGGAVGLATGLIVGSAIASANNGPVYEERRYIDPAYEPDYYEPAPVYRAPRRVYVEQPQYVEQPRYYAPARAAVEPWSPQWERYCSYRYRSFDPRSGTYIGNDGRSHFCTAG from the coding sequence ATGCTTATGAACAGGCTCGCCAAAACTCTTCTGCTGACGGCAACGGCTGCCGCACTCACGCTTTCCGCCATCGGCGAGGCATCGGCCCGCGACCGTCATTGGCGCCATCACAACGGCAACGATGCTCTCGTCGGCGGCGCCGTCGGTCTCGCGACCGGCCTGATCGTCGGCTCGGCCATCGCCAGTGCCAATAATGGTCCTGTTTACGAAGAGCGCCGCTATATCGACCCGGCCTACGAGCCGGATTATTACGAGCCGGCTCCGGTCTACCGCGCTCCGCGCCGAGTCTATGTCGAGCAGCCGCAATATGTCGAACAGCCGCGCTACTATGCGCCGGCCCGCGCCGCCGTGGAGCCCTGGTCGCCGCAATGGGAGCGTTACTGCTCCTACCGCTACCGCTCCTTCGACCCGCGCAGCGGCACCTATATCGGCAATGACGGCCGCAGCCATTTCTGCACCGCCGGCTGA
- a CDS encoding cold-shock protein gives MAETGTVKFFNTDKGFGFIKPDRGGADIFVHISAVQASGLAGLTENQKVSFDTEPDRRGKGPKAVNLQIAG, from the coding sequence ATGGCAGAGACTGGCACTGTAAAATTCTTCAATACCGACAAAGGCTTCGGCTTCATCAAGCCGGACCGGGGCGGCGCCGATATCTTCGTTCACATTTCTGCCGTTCAAGCCTCCGGGCTGGCCGGTCTGACGGAAAATCAGAAGGTAAGCTTCGACACGGAGCCGGATCGCCGCGGCAAGGGCCCCAAGGCCGTCAATCTGCAGATTGCGGGCTGA
- a CDS encoding YbjN domain-containing protein: MNLMELEVERQSNPVDMIEYVASNNDWSFERSGEDEIAMTVEGRWTDYHVSFSWMEEFEALHLGCAFDIKVPDIRVNEVVKLLSAINGQVLMGHFDLWRQEDVVIFRQSLLLAGGAEPTNRQVEVLLSSALDTCEAYFQAFQFVVWSGMDATKAMEAVLFETVGEA, encoded by the coding sequence ATGAACCTGATGGAATTGGAAGTCGAGCGTCAGTCGAACCCGGTCGATATGATCGAGTACGTTGCCTCCAACAACGACTGGTCGTTCGAACGGTCCGGCGAGGACGAGATCGCGATGACGGTCGAGGGTCGCTGGACGGACTACCACGTCTCCTTCTCCTGGATGGAGGAATTCGAGGCGCTGCACCTTGGCTGCGCCTTCGATATCAAAGTTCCCGACATCAGGGTCAACGAGGTGGTCAAGCTGCTCTCGGCGATCAACGGGCAGGTGCTGATGGGGCATTTCGACCTCTGGCGCCAGGAAGATGTCGTCATCTTCCGGCAGTCGCTGCTGCTGGCCGGCGGTGCGGAGCCCACCAACCGCCAGGTGGAAGTGCTGCTTTCCAGCGCGCTCGATACCTGCGAAGCCTATTTCCAGGCATTCCAGTTCGTCGTCTGGTCCGGCATGGACGCGACGAAGGCGATGGAAGCCGTGTTGTTCGAAACAGTCGGTGAGGCATAA
- a CDS encoding accessory factor UbiK family protein yields the protein MTTGTNRIMDEFAKLMTDAAGAAQGVRKEIETAFNAQAERWLNSMDIVKREEFEAVREMAIKARDENEALAARIAALEARLAGEGH from the coding sequence ATGACGACCGGAACGAACCGCATCATGGACGAATTCGCCAAGCTGATGACCGATGCGGCCGGTGCTGCCCAGGGCGTCCGCAAGGAGATCGAAACCGCCTTCAACGCCCAGGCCGAGCGTTGGCTGAACAGCATGGATATCGTCAAGCGCGAGGAGTTCGAGGCCGTGCGCGAAATGGCGATCAAGGCGCGCGACGAGAACGAGGCGCTTGCCGCCCGCATCGCGGCGCTCGAAGCGAGGCTTGCCGGCGAGGGGCACTGA
- the lgt gene encoding prolipoprotein diacylglyceryl transferase gives MPTAANLLAIMPFPDIDPIAFSIGPLAIHWYGLAYVAGILLGWAYARRLAANDSLWPGNVSPMSRTQLDDFIVWAALGVVLGGRLGYIFFYDLPAVLRSPVRALEIWNGGMSFHGGLTGTTIAMIVFARRNGIPIWSLFDIVATVVPFGLFFGRIANFINGELWGRLTDMPWAVVFPTGGPFARHPSQLYEAGLEGIVLLLVLAGLVYGMRALKSPGFITGVFVCGYALSRIFVEFFREPDAQLGYLLGTSWLTMGMVLSSPMILLGLWAMLRARRQAALQL, from the coding sequence TTGCCGACAGCAGCCAATCTCCTTGCCATCATGCCTTTCCCGGACATCGATCCGATCGCCTTTTCGATCGGCCCGCTGGCGATTCACTGGTACGGTCTCGCTTACGTCGCCGGCATCCTGCTCGGCTGGGCCTATGCGCGCCGCCTCGCCGCCAATGACAGTCTCTGGCCCGGCAACGTCTCGCCGATGTCTAGGACGCAGCTCGACGATTTCATCGTCTGGGCGGCCCTCGGCGTCGTCCTCGGCGGCCGTCTCGGCTATATTTTCTTCTATGATCTCCCTGCCGTCCTGCGCAGTCCCGTGCGTGCGCTCGAGATCTGGAACGGCGGCATGTCCTTCCATGGCGGCCTGACCGGCACGACGATCGCCATGATCGTCTTTGCCCGCCGCAACGGCATTCCGATCTGGAGCCTGTTCGACATCGTCGCCACCGTCGTTCCCTTCGGGCTGTTCTTCGGCCGCATCGCCAATTTCATCAATGGCGAACTCTGGGGCCGGCTGACCGACATGCCCTGGGCCGTGGTTTTCCCGACCGGCGGCCCCTTTGCCCGCCACCCGAGCCAGCTTTACGAAGCCGGCCTCGAAGGCATAGTTCTGCTCCTGGTGCTGGCCGGCCTGGTTTACGGCATGCGGGCGCTGAAGAGCCCCGGCTTCATCACCGGCGTCTTCGTCTGCGGTTATGCGCTGTCGCGCATCTTCGTCGAATTCTTCCGCGAGCCTGACGCCCAGCTCGGTTATCTCCTCGGCACGAGCTGGCTGACCATGGGCATGGTGCTCTCCTCCCCGATGATCCTGCTCGGCCTCTGGGCAATGCTCAGGGCCCGCCGCCAGGCTGCGCTGCAGCTCTGA
- a CDS encoding MarR family winged helix-turn-helix transcriptional regulator — MSRQTGPKTGKPEPLATPMEDTDIIDFEIIELFFFAYRDFVSDPDAILETSGFGRAHHRVVHFVNRNPGMTVADLLDTLKITKQSLARVLKQLIDSGYIRQVAGPEDRRQRKLYPTKSGRELALALAEPQSRRIERAFEGASAEVREGVKAFLRGMRDRQKAD; from the coding sequence GTGTCACGACAGACCGGCCCGAAAACAGGCAAGCCAGAGCCGCTGGCCACGCCGATGGAAGATACCGACATCATCGATTTCGAGATCATCGAGCTGTTCTTCTTCGCCTATCGCGACTTCGTTTCCGATCCTGACGCCATCCTCGAAACGAGCGGCTTCGGCCGGGCCCATCACCGCGTCGTGCATTTCGTCAACCGTAACCCCGGCATGACGGTGGCCGATCTTCTCGATACGCTGAAGATCACCAAGCAGAGCCTTGCAAGAGTGCTGAAACAGCTGATCGATTCAGGCTATATTCGCCAGGTGGCAGGTCCAGAGGACCGGCGGCAGCGCAAGCTTTATCCGACGAAATCGGGACGAGAGCTGGCGCTTGCCCTTGCCGAGCCGCAATCGCGCCGCATTGAGCGGGCATTCGAAGGGGCTTCTGCGGAGGTGCGGGAGGGCGTAAAAGCTTTCCTTAGAGGCATGCGGGACAGACAGAAGGCGGATTGA
- a CDS encoding ATP-binding protein: protein MVTIDSLRREDRSSAPGWRSIVRWLRRRLPTGLYARSLLIIIIPMVLLQSVVAAVFMERHWQMVTERLSLAVTRDIAAIIEIIETYPQNSDYSEIVRIARDQLSLQISIEPDGDLPPPRVKPFFSILDGILSDEITDEIHRPFWIDTVGNSNLVEIRIKLDNKILRVLTKRSQTYASNTHIFIVWMVGTSLVLIGISILFLRGQIRPILTLARAAESFGKGQRPDNFYPRGADEVRRAGLAFILMRERIERQIEQRTAMLSGVSHDLRTILTRFKLQLALAGDNPDLHGLNDDVDDMQAMLEAYTAFARGEVEEDVGELKLSEVFAKLESDFALHGKTFSYSIEGDDDISVRPNAFMRLVTNLASNARRYAGRLDIEAKHSAKWLTVIFDDDGPGIPEKNREDVFKPFFRLDAARNLDASGTGLGLAIARDIARSHGGNVTLSDSPLGGLRATIRIPA from the coding sequence ATGGTGACGATCGACAGCTTGCGGCGGGAAGACCGCAGTTCTGCGCCCGGTTGGCGCTCGATCGTCCGCTGGTTGCGCCGGCGGCTGCCGACCGGGCTTTACGCCCGCTCGCTGCTGATCATCATCATTCCGATGGTGCTGCTGCAATCGGTCGTCGCCGCCGTCTTCATGGAGCGCCACTGGCAGATGGTGACGGAGCGGCTGTCGCTCGCCGTCACCCGCGACATTGCCGCGATCATCGAGATCATCGAGACCTACCCGCAGAATTCGGACTATAGCGAGATCGTTCGCATCGCCCGCGACCAGCTCAGCCTGCAGATCTCGATCGAGCCGGACGGCGACCTGCCGCCGCCGCGCGTCAAGCCGTTCTTCTCGATCCTCGACGGCATCCTCAGCGACGAGATCACCGACGAGATCCACCGGCCTTTCTGGATCGACACGGTCGGCAATTCGAACCTCGTCGAGATCCGCATCAAGCTCGACAACAAGATCCTCAGGGTGCTGACCAAGCGCAGCCAGACCTATGCCTCGAACACGCATATCTTCATCGTCTGGATGGTCGGCACCTCGCTGGTGCTGATCGGCATCTCGATCCTCTTCCTGCGCGGGCAGATCCGGCCGATCCTGACCTTGGCGCGCGCGGCCGAAAGCTTCGGCAAGGGGCAGAGGCCAGACAATTTCTATCCGCGCGGCGCCGACGAGGTCCGGCGCGCCGGCCTTGCCTTCATCCTGATGCGCGAGCGAATCGAGCGGCAGATCGAGCAGCGCACCGCCATGCTCTCCGGCGTCAGCCATGATCTGCGCACCATCCTCACCCGCTTCAAACTGCAGCTGGCGCTGGCTGGCGATAATCCCGACCTGCATGGGCTGAACGACGACGTCGACGATATGCAGGCCATGCTGGAGGCCTATACGGCCTTCGCACGCGGCGAGGTCGAAGAGGATGTCGGCGAGCTGAAACTCAGCGAGGTCTTCGCAAAGCTGGAATCCGATTTCGCCCTGCACGGCAAGACATTCAGCTATTCGATCGAAGGCGATGACGACATATCCGTCAGGCCGAACGCTTTCATGCGTCTCGTCACCAATCTTGCCTCGAATGCGCGCCGTTATGCCGGCAGGCTCGACATCGAGGCCAAGCACAGTGCCAAATGGTTGACGGTCATCTTCGACGATGACGGGCCGGGCATTCCGGAAAAGAACCGCGAGGATGTGTTCAAACCGTTCTTCCGGCTGGATGCGGCGCGCAACCTCGACGCGTCGGGCACCGGCCTCGGCCTGGCGATCGCCCGCGACATCGCCCGCAGCCACGGCGGCAATGTCACCCTCAGCGACAGCCCGCTCGGCGGGCTCAGGGCAACGATCCGCATTCCGGCCTAA
- a CDS encoding oxidoreductase produces MSRVWLITGSSRGLGRALAEAVLASGDNLVATARDPARLADLSERYGGQVLTIALDVTDETAAAVAVEAGVKRFGRIDVLVNNAGYGNVSSIEDTSLADFRAQIEANLFGTIIMTKAVIALMRGQGAGHIIQFSSVGGRIGPAGRGAYSAAKFAVEGFSEVLSKEVAPFGIKVTVIEPGGFRTDFAGASTVLAEGRQDYAETVGATVRFQREYNGRQPGDPAKAAAVIIHIAGLDQPPFRLLLGSDAVSNVEKADAARIEADREWRAVSVSTDFEPDAETL; encoded by the coding sequence ATGTCCAGGGTCTGGTTGATTACAGGAAGTTCGCGCGGTCTCGGCCGGGCGCTGGCGGAGGCGGTTTTGGCCTCCGGCGACAATCTGGTGGCGACGGCGCGCGATCCGGCCCGCCTTGCCGATCTCTCCGAGCGGTATGGCGGCCAGGTGCTGACGATAGCGCTCGATGTGACCGACGAGACGGCGGCAGCAGTGGCGGTCGAGGCTGGCGTGAAGAGGTTCGGGCGTATCGACGTGCTCGTCAACAATGCCGGCTACGGCAATGTTTCCTCGATCGAAGATACCAGTCTCGCCGATTTCCGGGCACAGATCGAGGCCAACCTGTTCGGCACGATAATCATGACCAAGGCGGTCATCGCCCTGATGCGCGGGCAGGGGGCGGGGCACATCATCCAGTTCTCATCCGTCGGCGGCCGTATCGGGCCTGCCGGGCGCGGCGCCTATTCGGCGGCGAAATTTGCTGTCGAGGGCTTTTCCGAGGTGCTGTCGAAAGAGGTCGCGCCATTCGGCATCAAGGTGACGGTGATCGAGCCCGGCGGCTTTAGAACCGATTTCGCCGGCGCCTCGACGGTGCTTGCCGAAGGGCGGCAGGACTATGCGGAGACGGTCGGCGCTACCGTGCGCTTCCAGCGTGAGTATAATGGCCGCCAGCCGGGCGATCCCGCCAAGGCCGCCGCGGTTATTATCCATATCGCCGGTCTGGATCAGCCGCCGTTCCGGTTGCTGCTTGGCAGCGATGCGGTCAGCAATGTTGAGAAAGCCGATGCCGCGCGTATCGAAGCCGATCGGGAATGGCGCGCAGTCAGCGTCTCGACCGATTTCGAGCCCGATGCCGAGACCCTTTGA
- a CDS encoding DUF1236 domain-containing protein — MTLKRNILLAGAVLLASGGLAQAEMMATTVNDLNVRAGPGPQYPAVGLATRGSTAVLDGCIEGSRWCRVDVNGMRGWVYADYLQVDRGGTPVIVEQNRAEIGVPVVTYESTASVVPADPQPAPGDELLGPVGAVETITPPETVRTYIETNPGQTVQLGGDVVVGAEVPADVTFQSIPDYEYRYTRINDRPVLVDPGTRRIVYVYQ; from the coding sequence ATGACCTTGAAGAGAAACATTCTATTGGCTGGAGCCGTGCTCTTGGCGAGCGGCGGTCTGGCGCAGGCGGAGATGATGGCGACGACCGTCAACGATCTCAACGTCCGCGCCGGCCCGGGCCCGCAATATCCGGCGGTCGGTCTTGCCACCCGCGGTTCGACCGCGGTGCTCGACGGCTGCATCGAAGGCAGCCGCTGGTGCCGCGTCGACGTCAACGGTATGCGCGGCTGGGTCTATGCCGATTATCTGCAGGTCGACCGCGGCGGCACACCGGTCATCGTCGAACAGAACCGCGCCGAAATCGGCGTTCCCGTCGTGACCTATGAATCGACCGCCAGCGTCGTTCCGGCTGACCCGCAGCCGGCGCCCGGCGACGAGCTGCTCGGCCCGGTCGGAGCCGTCGAGACCATCACCCCGCCGGAGACGGTCCGCACCTATATCGAAACCAATCCCGGCCAGACGGTGCAGCTCGGCGGCGATGTCGTCGTCGGCGCGGAGGTGCCCGCCGATGTTACCTTCCAGTCGATCCCGGATTACGAATACCGCTATACGAGGATCAACGACCGGCCGGTACTGGTCGATCCCGGTACACGCCGGATCGTCTACGTTTATCAGTGA